One Nocardia iowensis DNA window includes the following coding sequences:
- a CDS encoding SDR family oxidoreductase, protein MPRFEPHPARRPVLVAGASSGIGAATAATLAELGHPVALGARRVDQCVELADKIRADGGEAFAHRLDVTDAASIEEFVAAVEAALGPVEVLVASAGDIEFSPVHEMDPERFLLQVQVHLVGAHRLVHRVLPGMLERRRGDVVLISSDCAPEPRPRTGAYSAAKAGLEAMANQMRMELEGTGIRASLVRPGPTLTGMGMNSTPDVIGPLLASWQDWGFARHPNMLRPHDLAAAVAAVVATPRGAHLVLVEVQPEAPLRDLTKEQDRSRQ, encoded by the coding sequence GTGCCTCGTTTCGAACCGCACCCGGCTCGCCGCCCCGTTCTGGTCGCCGGAGCCTCCTCCGGTATCGGCGCGGCCACCGCCGCCACGCTGGCCGAGCTCGGGCATCCGGTCGCCCTCGGCGCACGTCGAGTGGACCAGTGTGTGGAGCTGGCGGACAAGATTCGCGCCGATGGTGGCGAAGCCTTCGCGCATCGGCTGGACGTCACCGATGCCGCGTCCATCGAGGAATTCGTGGCCGCGGTCGAAGCGGCGTTGGGCCCCGTCGAGGTGCTCGTCGCCAGCGCCGGGGACATCGAATTCTCGCCGGTGCACGAGATGGATCCGGAGCGGTTCCTACTGCAGGTTCAGGTGCACCTGGTCGGTGCCCACCGGCTGGTACACCGAGTGCTGCCCGGCATGCTCGAACGGCGGCGTGGTGACGTGGTGTTGATCAGCTCGGACTGCGCGCCCGAGCCCCGGCCGCGCACCGGCGCCTACAGCGCCGCCAAGGCCGGCCTGGAGGCCATGGCCAACCAGATGCGAATGGAGCTGGAGGGCACCGGCATTCGCGCGTCGCTCGTGCGCCCCGGCCCCACGCTCACCGGCATGGGCATGAACTCCACCCCGGACGTCATCGGGCCGCTGCTGGCGTCCTGGCAGGACTGGGGTTTCGCCCGGCATCCGAACATGCTGCGCCCGCACGATCTGGCCGCCGCGGTCGCGGCCGTCGTAGCCACCCCGCGCGGTGCGCATCTCGTGCTCGTCGAGGTCCAGCCGGAGGCGCCGTTACGGGACCTCACGAAAGAACAAGACAGGAGCCGACAGTGA
- a CDS encoding ferredoxin, which produces MRVVADLDLCQGHAVCQDEAPDAFRVPKRGKVEILLDAPDEAARADIERAVHYCPTQALSIVSTEGAR; this is translated from the coding sequence GTGAGAGTTGTCGCCGATCTGGACCTGTGTCAGGGCCATGCCGTGTGTCAGGACGAGGCGCCGGACGCGTTCCGAGTGCCCAAGCGGGGCAAAGTGGAAATCCTGCTGGACGCCCCGGACGAGGCCGCCCGTGCCGACATCGAACGCGCCGTCCACTACTGCCCGACGCAGGCGTTGTCCATCGTTTCGACGGAAGGTGCACGGTGA
- a CDS encoding nuclear transport factor 2 family protein: protein MASFARDELDEMVRRWVLENQRCEEKGDWKPLADMYTEDATYGWNYGPTQEFMAVGREEIRELALGQEMRGLDGWTYPYQEFVIDDRSGTVIGFWKQVSEVKRPDGRHYSPEGIGGSWFRYGGDFQWSWQRDFFDFGNVSHLFMEMITQKVLPPGMQKRIERAVAGPLPGWYPVGAAPAPLW, encoded by the coding sequence ATGGCGAGTTTCGCACGTGACGAGCTGGACGAGATGGTTCGGCGCTGGGTACTGGAGAACCAGCGCTGCGAGGAAAAAGGGGATTGGAAACCCCTGGCGGACATGTACACCGAGGACGCCACCTACGGCTGGAACTACGGTCCGACGCAGGAATTCATGGCCGTCGGCCGCGAGGAGATCCGGGAACTGGCCCTCGGCCAGGAGATGCGGGGACTAGACGGCTGGACCTACCCGTACCAGGAGTTCGTCATCGACGACCGCAGCGGCACCGTGATCGGCTTCTGGAAGCAGGTGTCGGAGGTGAAACGGCCGGACGGGCGCCACTATTCGCCCGAGGGCATCGGCGGCAGCTGGTTCCGCTACGGCGGCGACTTCCAATGGTCGTGGCAGCGCGACTTTTTCGACTTCGGCAACGTCTCGCACCTGTTCATGGAAATGATCACCCAGAAGGTGCTGCCGCCCGGTATGCAGAAGCGGATCGAACGTGCGGTCGCCGGCCCGCTGCCGGGGTGGTATCCCGTCGGTGCGGCGCCGGCCCCGTTGTGGTGA
- a CDS encoding acyl-CoA synthetase: MARNFADLFEHSVDAMPDRVALLEGDRRLTFAEVDARANQVAAHLTAAGILAGTHVGFQLHNGIETVETLLACFKIRAVPININYRYGVEELRYVYDNADLQALVYHASYARAVHEAAGQVRSIQHRIVVPDDTTDTDPPVDAVHYADALAGGAPERAFPERSADDLFMMYTGGTTGLPKGVMWRQEDMWRVLGGGIDFYTGVPVADEYEQSRVGAQREQSTWFVLPPLIHAAAMMPTFTALWSGNAVLFEPRFDPERVWQAVVRHRPQVMVITGDAMARPLIDAYRARPVDASGLVAIGSGAALLSQPVKNTLLELFPSLVITDSIGSSETGFGGIGFAQKDDNPGRGPRVQTGRGSVVVDDDGRPVRPGEEGWLAKSGSVPIGYYKDPVKTGKLFKTVDGARIVVTDDRARMEEDGSVTLLGRGNMVVNTGGEKVFVEEVEGVVKAHEGIYDAVVIGVPHERWGWQVAAVVSATGPVDFGALDSYVRKHLAGYKVPKKIWVADVIARAPSGKPDYRWAKDYAAQHAPDYRAD, encoded by the coding sequence GTGGCACGTAACTTCGCCGACCTGTTCGAACATTCCGTCGACGCGATGCCCGATCGGGTGGCATTGCTCGAAGGCGATCGCCGCCTGACCTTCGCCGAAGTCGACGCGCGGGCGAATCAGGTGGCCGCGCACCTGACCGCCGCGGGCATCCTGGCGGGCACACATGTCGGATTCCAGCTGCACAACGGCATCGAAACCGTGGAAACGCTGCTCGCCTGCTTCAAGATTCGGGCCGTCCCCATCAATATCAACTACCGCTACGGTGTCGAGGAACTGCGCTACGTCTACGACAACGCGGATCTGCAAGCGCTGGTGTACCACGCCTCCTACGCCCGCGCGGTGCACGAGGCGGCGGGACAGGTCCGTTCGATCCAGCACCGGATCGTGGTGCCCGACGACACCACCGACACGGATCCGCCGGTCGACGCCGTGCACTACGCGGACGCGCTCGCCGGGGGCGCACCGGAGCGCGCCTTCCCGGAACGCAGCGCCGACGACCTGTTCATGATGTACACCGGCGGCACAACGGGCTTGCCGAAGGGCGTGATGTGGCGCCAGGAAGACATGTGGCGGGTACTCGGCGGCGGCATCGACTTCTACACCGGCGTCCCGGTCGCCGACGAATACGAGCAGTCCCGGGTCGGCGCGCAACGGGAGCAGAGCACCTGGTTCGTGCTGCCGCCGCTGATCCACGCGGCCGCCATGATGCCGACGTTCACCGCGCTGTGGTCCGGCAACGCCGTGCTCTTCGAGCCCCGATTCGACCCAGAGCGGGTGTGGCAGGCGGTGGTTCGGCATCGTCCGCAGGTCATGGTGATCACCGGCGACGCCATGGCGCGGCCGTTGATCGACGCCTACCGCGCCCGCCCTGTCGACGCGTCCGGACTGGTGGCCATCGGCTCCGGTGCCGCGCTGCTGTCGCAGCCGGTGAAGAACACTCTGCTGGAACTGTTTCCGTCGCTGGTTATCACCGATTCCATCGGTTCGTCGGAAACCGGTTTCGGCGGAATCGGTTTCGCGCAGAAGGACGACAATCCCGGTCGAGGGCCTAGGGTGCAGACGGGGCGTGGCTCGGTGGTGGTGGACGACGACGGGCGTCCGGTCCGGCCCGGCGAGGAAGGGTGGCTGGCGAAGAGCGGGTCGGTCCCGATCGGCTACTACAAGGACCCGGTGAAGACCGGCAAGCTGTTCAAGACGGTCGACGGCGCACGCATCGTGGTCACCGACGATCGCGCGCGGATGGAGGAGGACGGCTCGGTCACCCTGCTCGGCCGCGGCAACATGGTGGTCAATACCGGCGGCGAGAAGGTGTTCGTCGAAGAGGTCGAGGGCGTGGTCAAGGCCCACGAGGGGATCTACGACGCCGTGGTGATCGGCGTCCCGCACGAGCGGTGGGGATGGCAGGTCGCGGCCGTGGTGTCCGCCACGGGCCCGGTCGATTTCGGCGCGCTGGACAGTTACGTGCGCAAGCACCTCGCCGGTTACAAGGTGCCCAAGAAGATCTGGGTAGCCGACGTCATCGCCCGGGCGCCCAGCGGCAAACCGGACTACCGGTGGGCCAAGGACTACGCGGCACAGCACGCGCCGGACTATCGAGCGGACTGA